The following coding sequences are from one Pyxidicoccus xibeiensis window:
- a CDS encoding TAT-variant-translocated molybdopterin oxidoreductase produces MSDTLPKYWQSLAERAGDLGVLEQARNEFAEELPVGVAAAPPDPSSRRDFFKVMGLSAAAAMVACQRAPVQKVIPYVARPDEVTPGLSLWYASTCGGCSARCGLLLKTRDGRPIKVEGNDEHPVSRGGVCAVGQASVLSLYDASRARFPALACERTTWAKLDAGVTEGLRKAAEAGQGIRVVLPPVTGPSVEAAVKRFLAAYPTARTVRHEPLGELTAIGDAYRVTHGARVVPDYRFDRAKVIVSFGADFLGTWVSPVAFTRQYTEARDAAGKRAMARHYQVEPVLTLTGAAADHRFPVAPSDVTPALGDLVKRLARRAGRAMPALDSLPAPALEEAALEQLAEALWAQRGASLVVCGGDDVAAQVLASTANALLGNEGTTVCPAEGVTLDGDALAYGELLAELRKGGVGAVLFVGVNPAYADPRGAELTALLKGVPLTVATNDRLDETAFLARFHAPEPTALESWGDAEPRRGVRSLRQPAVAPLHDTRDGVESLLLWAGAPRSHHDLLRERWEAEVFPRAGAAGQDFGAFWDDALRRGVVTLPPAQAEAPAFREEGLAKALAGVARPSVEWELVLYPTVALRDGAPANNAWLQEVPDPITKVTWGHPACIAPARAKALGLSDGDVVRVRAGGQELSLPVLVQAGTHPAVIAVAVGQGRTRAGRIADGIGGNGYPLAAVVDGRARRAVPGVTVEATGAREKLALTQTHNSLEGRPHVREAELAAFLANPRAGNEEHGGHGGGHPLSIWSGHEYKGHRWALAVDLSACTGCSACVVSCQAENNIPSVGRDEVLRSREMHWMRVDRYYAGDEANPEVVHQPMMCQHCENAPCETVCPVLATVHSSEGLNQQVYNRCVGTRYCANNCPTKVRRFNWFDYKHDEPLERMVLNPDVVVRSRGVMEKCSMCVQRVQEAKASANREGRPLRDGDVQTACQQSCPAKAIHFGDLNDSGSAVAKLAKDGRAFRLLEELNIGSSITYLTKIRNTGSGGGT; encoded by the coding sequence ATGTCCGACACCCTTCCCAAGTACTGGCAGAGCCTGGCGGAGCGCGCGGGGGACCTCGGCGTGCTCGAGCAGGCACGGAACGAGTTCGCCGAGGAGCTGCCGGTGGGCGTGGCCGCCGCGCCCCCGGACCCGAGCAGCCGCCGCGACTTCTTCAAGGTGATGGGCCTGAGCGCCGCGGCGGCCATGGTGGCCTGCCAGCGCGCCCCCGTGCAGAAGGTCATCCCGTACGTGGCCCGGCCGGACGAGGTGACCCCGGGGCTCTCGCTCTGGTACGCGTCCACCTGCGGCGGGTGCAGCGCCCGCTGCGGCCTGCTGCTGAAGACGCGCGACGGCCGCCCCATCAAGGTGGAGGGCAACGACGAGCACCCGGTGTCTCGCGGCGGTGTCTGCGCCGTGGGGCAGGCGTCCGTCCTCTCCCTCTATGACGCCAGCCGCGCCCGCTTCCCCGCGCTGGCCTGTGAGCGCACCACCTGGGCGAAGCTGGACGCCGGGGTGACGGAGGGGCTGCGCAAGGCCGCCGAGGCGGGACAGGGCATCCGCGTGGTGCTGCCCCCGGTGACGGGCCCTTCGGTGGAGGCCGCGGTGAAGCGCTTCCTCGCCGCGTACCCCACGGCGCGCACGGTGCGGCACGAGCCCCTGGGCGAGCTGACCGCCATCGGCGACGCGTACCGTGTCACGCACGGCGCGCGGGTGGTGCCGGACTACCGCTTCGACCGGGCGAAGGTCATCGTCAGCTTCGGCGCGGACTTCCTGGGCACCTGGGTGTCGCCGGTGGCCTTCACCCGCCAGTACACCGAGGCGCGCGACGCGGCCGGCAAGCGGGCGATGGCGCGGCACTACCAGGTGGAGCCGGTGCTGACGCTCACCGGCGCCGCCGCGGACCACCGCTTCCCGGTGGCCCCGTCCGACGTGACGCCCGCCCTGGGAGACCTGGTGAAGCGGCTGGCCCGGAGGGCGGGGCGGGCGATGCCGGCCCTGGACTCGCTGCCCGCGCCGGCCCTGGAGGAGGCCGCGCTGGAGCAGCTGGCGGAGGCCCTGTGGGCGCAGCGCGGCGCCTCGCTGGTGGTGTGCGGCGGGGATGACGTGGCCGCGCAGGTGCTGGCCAGCACCGCCAACGCGCTGCTGGGCAACGAGGGCACCACGGTGTGCCCGGCGGAGGGCGTGACGCTGGATGGGGACGCGCTGGCCTACGGCGAGCTGCTGGCGGAGCTGCGCAAGGGCGGCGTGGGCGCGGTGCTCTTCGTCGGCGTCAACCCCGCCTACGCGGACCCTCGCGGCGCGGAGCTGACGGCGCTGCTGAAGGGCGTGCCGCTCACCGTGGCCACCAACGACAGGCTGGACGAGACGGCCTTCCTCGCGCGCTTCCACGCGCCGGAGCCCACCGCCCTGGAGTCGTGGGGGGATGCCGAGCCCCGGCGCGGTGTGCGCTCGCTGCGCCAGCCGGCGGTGGCGCCGCTGCACGACACCCGGGACGGGGTGGAGTCGCTGCTGCTGTGGGCGGGCGCTCCCCGCTCGCACCATGACCTGCTGCGCGAGCGCTGGGAGGCGGAGGTCTTCCCCCGGGCCGGCGCGGCCGGGCAGGACTTCGGCGCCTTCTGGGACGACGCCCTGCGCCGGGGCGTGGTGACGCTGCCTCCCGCCCAGGCGGAGGCTCCGGCCTTCCGCGAGGAGGGGCTGGCGAAGGCGCTGGCCGGCGTGGCCCGCCCGTCCGTGGAGTGGGAGCTGGTGCTGTACCCCACGGTGGCGCTGCGCGACGGCGCCCCCGCGAACAACGCCTGGCTGCAGGAGGTGCCGGACCCCATCACCAAGGTGACGTGGGGCCACCCGGCCTGCATCGCCCCGGCGCGCGCGAAGGCGCTGGGCCTGAGCGACGGGGACGTGGTGCGGGTGCGCGCGGGCGGGCAGGAGCTGTCGCTGCCGGTGCTCGTCCAGGCGGGCACGCACCCGGCCGTCATCGCCGTGGCGGTGGGGCAGGGCCGCACGCGCGCGGGCCGCATCGCGGATGGCATCGGCGGCAACGGCTACCCGCTGGCGGCGGTGGTGGACGGCCGCGCGCGGCGCGCGGTGCCGGGCGTGACGGTGGAGGCCACCGGGGCGCGGGAGAAGCTGGCCCTCACCCAGACGCACAACAGCCTGGAGGGCCGCCCGCATGTGCGCGAGGCGGAGCTGGCCGCCTTCCTGGCCAACCCCCGCGCCGGCAACGAGGAGCATGGGGGCCACGGCGGCGGGCATCCGCTCTCCATCTGGTCCGGCCACGAGTACAAGGGCCACCGCTGGGCGCTGGCGGTGGACCTGAGCGCGTGCACGGGCTGCTCGGCGTGCGTGGTGTCCTGCCAGGCGGAGAACAACATCCCCAGCGTGGGCCGCGACGAGGTGCTGCGCTCGCGCGAGATGCACTGGATGCGCGTGGACCGGTACTACGCGGGGGACGAGGCCAACCCGGAGGTGGTGCACCAGCCGATGATGTGCCAGCACTGCGAGAACGCGCCGTGCGAGACGGTGTGTCCGGTGCTGGCCACGGTGCACTCCAGCGAGGGGCTCAACCAGCAGGTCTACAACCGCTGCGTGGGCACCCGGTACTGCGCCAACAACTGCCCCACCAAGGTCCGCCGCTTCAACTGGTTCGACTACAAGCACGACGAGCCGCTCGAGCGCATGGTGCTCAACCCGGACGTCGTCGTGCGCAGCCGCGGCGTCATGGAGAAGTGCTCCATGTGCGTGCAGCGCGTGCAGGAGGCCAAGGCCAGCGCGAACCGCGAGGGCCGCCCGCTGCGCGACGGAGACGTCCAGACGGCCTGCCAGCAGAGCTGCCCCGCGAAGGCCATCCACTTCGGGGACCTGAACGACTCCGGCAGCGCGGTGGCGAAGCTCGCGAAGGACGGGCGGGCCTTCCGGCTGCTGGAGGAGCTGAACATCGGGTCGTCCATCACCTACCTCACGAAGATCCGCAACACCGGGTCGGGAGGCGGAACATGA
- a CDS encoding c-type cytochrome, with translation MRRALVGAVVLGLAAAGCEQDETQPNFEYAPDMVSSVPYDSFAPNPNTPDGKTLLGPAKGTVPRGHLPLHLAAGPEEAARAGRELKNPYPSSPEVLARGETAFQRYCSPCHGAGGLGDGLVTARFPMPPSLLGARAKALPDGQVFHIITHGQGLMPAHGSQVAPEDRWKVVHYLRTLQDPARTARKDVP, from the coding sequence ATGAGACGGGCCCTGGTGGGCGCGGTGGTGCTGGGGCTGGCCGCCGCCGGCTGCGAGCAGGACGAGACGCAGCCCAACTTCGAGTACGCGCCGGACATGGTGTCGTCCGTGCCGTACGACAGCTTCGCGCCCAACCCCAACACGCCGGACGGGAAGACGCTGCTGGGCCCGGCGAAGGGCACGGTGCCCCGGGGCCACCTGCCGCTGCACCTGGCCGCGGGTCCGGAAGAGGCGGCGCGCGCGGGGCGGGAGCTGAAGAATCCCTATCCGTCCTCGCCGGAGGTGCTGGCGCGCGGAGAGACGGCGTTCCAGCGCTACTGCTCGCCGTGCCACGGCGCCGGCGGGCTGGGCGACGGCCTGGTGACGGCGCGCTTTCCCATGCCGCCCTCGCTGCTGGGCGCGCGGGCGAAGGCGCTGCCGGACGGGCAGGTGTTCCACATCATCACCCACGGCCAGGGGCTGATGCCGGCCCATGGCTCGCAGGTGGCGCCGGAGGACCGGTGGAAGGTCGTCCACTACCTGCGCACCCTGCAGGACCCCGCGCGGACGGCGCGGAAGGACGTGCCATGA
- a CDS encoding SEC-C metal-binding domain-containing protein: MSQKKPGRNDPCPCGSGKKYKACHAAEDRARATPPAAPAAHPLTQDLKRSMEVLGDPDVSRLSGALERLRALLTEWGPAPGLRFEAKAFVEHVGPALAKLSDDEAQAQDAASARRELLVGTVRKLGTPEFLAKLGATLLERAGQPGRSAEDRQALAVGALLASAAKKVGAARPEDIPVLDVVFDVQFREWSAKHKELAKKYEALEAGLAEETLPPEARDALKAAREGDVEALLRYVQSDPGLAERIAREARERAARVEARMREPGAPPVFAPEEELWLTIALWEPMQALKSLGSDADPAARREAVTGLMRAVKGSLEPEFLSGLLNRLREKAKDASADEATRAAFMDTAIAFEAEPARMTLAALLTARQEAVGRSAEEMVMLADLKALTAWTPEAFEPYRALLVSMGLPESAKRIERAQEWLREHPVTLRPETEP, from the coding sequence TTGAGCCAGAAGAAGCCCGGCCGCAATGACCCGTGCCCCTGTGGCAGCGGCAAGAAGTACAAGGCCTGCCACGCCGCCGAGGACCGGGCGCGCGCCACTCCGCCCGCCGCTCCCGCCGCCCACCCGCTCACCCAGGACCTCAAGCGCTCCATGGAGGTGCTGGGAGACCCGGACGTGTCCCGGCTGTCCGGCGCCCTGGAGCGGCTGCGAGCGCTGCTGACGGAGTGGGGCCCCGCGCCGGGCCTGCGCTTCGAGGCGAAGGCCTTCGTGGAGCACGTGGGCCCGGCGCTCGCGAAGCTCTCGGATGACGAGGCCCAGGCGCAGGACGCGGCCAGCGCCCGGCGCGAGCTGCTGGTGGGGACGGTGCGCAAGCTGGGCACGCCCGAGTTCCTGGCGAAGCTGGGGGCCACGCTGCTGGAGCGCGCCGGACAGCCGGGGCGCTCGGCCGAGGACCGGCAGGCGCTGGCCGTGGGCGCGCTGCTCGCCTCGGCGGCGAAGAAGGTCGGCGCCGCGCGCCCGGAGGACATCCCGGTGCTGGACGTGGTGTTCGACGTGCAGTTCCGCGAGTGGAGCGCGAAGCACAAGGAGCTGGCGAAGAAGTACGAGGCGCTGGAGGCCGGGCTGGCCGAGGAGACGCTCCCGCCCGAGGCGCGAGACGCCCTGAAGGCGGCACGCGAGGGCGACGTGGAGGCGCTGCTGCGCTACGTGCAGTCGGACCCGGGGCTGGCCGAGCGCATCGCCCGCGAGGCCCGCGAGCGCGCCGCCCGCGTGGAGGCCCGGATGCGCGAGCCCGGCGCGCCGCCCGTCTTCGCCCCGGAGGAGGAGCTGTGGCTCACCATCGCCCTGTGGGAGCCGATGCAGGCGCTGAAGTCCCTGGGTTCCGACGCCGACCCGGCGGCGCGCCGCGAGGCGGTGACCGGGCTGATGCGCGCGGTGAAGGGCTCGCTGGAGCCGGAGTTCCTCTCGGGCCTGCTGAACCGCCTGCGCGAGAAGGCGAAGGATGCGTCCGCCGACGAGGCCACCCGGGCGGCCTTCATGGACACGGCGATTGCCTTCGAGGCCGAGCCCGCGCGCATGACGCTGGCCGCGCTGCTCACCGCGAGGCAGGAGGCCGTGGGGCGCTCGGCGGAGGAGATGGTGATGCTGGCCGACCTCAAGGCGCTCACCGCGTGGACGCCCGAGGCATTCGAGCCCTACCGGGCGCTGCTCGTGAGCATGGGCCTGCCGGAGAGCGCGAAGCGCATCGAGCGCGCCCAGGAGTGGCTGCGCGAGCACCCGGTGACGCTGCGGCCCGAGACGGAGCCCTGA
- a CDS encoding class I SAM-dependent methyltransferase, protein MTATTGACRRESAEEKPREPAAASAAPSAPKQPSDLHGVGGVEGAQLAYDEFRQPARFIAALGIAPGQRIADVGAGLGYFTPRLADAVGPAGQVVATDINDEALERLRARMSGRKNVVVRKVAPDEPGLEPGAYDLILLSEVDHFFADRVAYLRRLRPALTPNGRVAVSHLRAMRPPLVAAAEQAGYAVVSEFDGLPSHYLLFLQPASSR, encoded by the coding sequence GTGACGGCCACGACCGGCGCATGTCGCCGGGAGAGCGCAGAGGAGAAGCCTCGCGAGCCCGCCGCGGCGTCGGCGGCGCCTTCCGCGCCGAAGCAACCCTCCGACCTGCATGGCGTCGGAGGCGTCGAAGGCGCGCAGCTCGCGTACGACGAGTTCCGTCAGCCCGCCCGCTTCATCGCCGCGCTGGGGATTGCCCCGGGGCAGCGGATTGCCGATGTCGGGGCGGGCCTCGGGTACTTCACGCCGCGCCTCGCGGATGCCGTCGGGCCGGCGGGGCAGGTGGTGGCGACCGACATCAACGACGAAGCGCTCGAGCGACTTCGCGCACGGATGTCGGGGCGGAAGAACGTCGTGGTGCGGAAGGTGGCGCCGGACGAGCCGGGCCTCGAACCCGGCGCGTATGACCTGATTCTTCTTTCCGAGGTGGACCACTTCTTCGCGGACCGGGTGGCCTATCTGCGCAGGCTGCGGCCCGCCCTCACCCCGAATGGCCGTGTGGCGGTGAGCCACCTCCGGGCCATGCGTCCACCGCTCGTCGCCGCCGCCGAGCAGGCGGGCTATGCCGTCGTCTCCGAGTTCGACGGCCTTCCGAGCCACTACCTGCTCTTCCTGCAGCCCGCGTCCAGCCGGTGA
- a CDS encoding DUF3341 domain-containing protein, producing the protein MSAPVLVGYFDSEEKVLDATRAVREAGYTLDDVYTPYAVHGLDDAMGLKPSRLTWVCFGAGLLGCTLAMSLQLYTSVVSWPLNVGGKPFNSFPAFIPVTFELTVLFAGLFSVAAFLVRAKLFPGSRRRALPRVTDDRFAITVAPRDAGPELAAAEELLVRHGAVATSRMEVAS; encoded by the coding sequence ATGAGTGCCCCCGTCCTCGTCGGCTACTTCGACAGCGAGGAGAAGGTCCTCGACGCCACGCGCGCGGTGCGCGAGGCCGGCTACACCCTGGATGACGTGTACACGCCCTACGCGGTGCACGGCCTGGATGACGCCATGGGCCTGAAGCCCAGCCGCCTCACCTGGGTGTGCTTCGGGGCGGGCCTGCTGGGCTGCACGCTGGCCATGTCGCTGCAGCTCTACACCAGCGTGGTGAGCTGGCCGCTCAACGTGGGCGGCAAGCCCTTCAACTCGTTCCCCGCGTTCATCCCCGTCACCTTCGAGCTGACGGTGCTGTTCGCGGGCCTGTTCTCCGTGGCGGCCTTCCTGGTGCGCGCGAAGCTCTTCCCGGGCAGCCGGCGCCGGGCGCTGCCCCGCGTGACGGATGACCGGTTCGCCATCACCGTGGCCCCGCGCGACGCGGGCCCGGAGCTGGCCGCCGCGGAGGAGCTGCTGGTGCGCCACGGCGCGGTGGCCACGAGCCGGATGGAGGTGGCGTCATGA
- a CDS encoding NmrA family NAD(P)-binding protein, whose product MADHVKKNEVLVLGATGTTGRRLTGLLRTAGVRVRAASRKGEVRFDWADQKTWEPAVAGASRMYLMAPHELPVAPAFVRCAVDAGVKHLVLLSSRAIEPMGDERLMAAERTVRESGTDWTILRPDWFNQNFDEGVFREAVMAGEVAVPLGNARQVFVDADDIAAVAAAVLTGTGHAGRTYELSGPRALTFEEAVGIISRASGRKVQYRGTAEAYLATMGALGLPREQTEKEVEAFTALRDLGDSKPTDVVQRLTGRAPKDFEAYAAAAAARGAWRG is encoded by the coding sequence ATGGCGGACCACGTGAAGAAGAACGAAGTCCTCGTCCTCGGAGCCACCGGCACCACCGGCCGGCGGTTGACGGGGCTGCTGCGTACGGCCGGAGTCCGGGTCCGGGCCGCGTCCCGAAAAGGCGAGGTGCGCTTCGACTGGGCCGACCAGAAGACCTGGGAGCCCGCGGTGGCGGGAGCCTCGCGGATGTACCTCATGGCTCCGCACGAGCTGCCCGTGGCTCCAGCCTTCGTCCGGTGCGCGGTGGACGCGGGCGTGAAGCACCTCGTGCTGCTGTCCAGCAGGGCCATCGAGCCCATGGGTGACGAGCGCCTGATGGCGGCCGAGCGCACCGTGCGGGAGTCCGGGACGGACTGGACAATCCTGAGGCCGGACTGGTTCAACCAGAACTTCGACGAGGGCGTCTTCCGCGAGGCCGTCATGGCGGGGGAGGTCGCGGTACCACTGGGCAATGCACGCCAGGTGTTCGTGGACGCCGACGACATCGCGGCAGTCGCGGCGGCGGTGCTCACCGGGACGGGCCACGCCGGTCGAACCTACGAGCTGAGCGGGCCCCGGGCGCTGACCTTCGAGGAGGCCGTCGGAATCATCAGCCGCGCCTCGGGCCGGAAGGTCCAGTACCGAGGCACCGCGGAGGCCTACCTCGCCACCATGGGCGCGCTGGGCCTCCCGCGTGAGCAGACGGAGAAGGAGGTCGAGGCGTTCACCGCGCTGCGGGACCTCGGGGACTCGAAGCCCACCGACGTCGTGCAGCGACTCACGGGGCGAGCCCCCAAGGACTTCGAGGCCTACGCCGCCGCCGCGGCCGCTCGCGGTGCCTGGCGCGGCTGA
- the nrfD gene encoding NrfD/PsrC family molybdoenzyme membrane anchor subunit: MSQQHLSPLRVPLVTEARTLGQLTEEICAPMERAPTWKWWAAFAIAVSILGTGAGIVAYQIGTGIGVWGLNKTVGWAFDITNFVFWVGIGHAGTLISAILFLFRQKWRTSINRAAEAMTLFAVMCAALFPVIHMGRPWLAFWVLPYPNSRGSLWVNFRSPLLWDVFAISTYFTISAVFWYVGLIPDLATVRDRAKAGLRKAIFRVLSLGWTGSHRTWSRYETVYMLLAGLAAPLVLSVHTIVSMDFATSVIPGWHTTIFPPYFVAGAVFSGFAMVLTLMIITRVVLGYEHLITIRHLENMTKVIIVTGGIVSLAYGTEVFIAWYSGNPYERFAFLNRAFGPYAWAYWTMVTCNVVSPHLFWFKKVRTSPAAIFVLSLVINVGMWFERFVIIVTSLHRDFLPSSWSMYTPTMVEVGTFIGTFGLFFTLFLLFVRVLPIISIGEVKSVLGFARPPGEAPAALPRRPEHPASESPAPEPLAVPGLALASRKDVPV; this comes from the coding sequence ATGAGCCAGCAGCACCTGTCCCCGTTGCGCGTGCCGCTCGTCACCGAGGCGCGCACCCTGGGCCAGCTCACCGAGGAGATCTGCGCCCCCATGGAGCGCGCGCCCACGTGGAAGTGGTGGGCGGCCTTCGCCATCGCGGTGTCGATTCTGGGCACCGGCGCCGGCATCGTCGCCTACCAGATTGGGACGGGCATCGGCGTGTGGGGCCTGAACAAGACGGTGGGGTGGGCCTTCGACATCACCAACTTCGTGTTCTGGGTGGGCATCGGCCACGCGGGCACGCTCATCTCGGCCATCCTGTTCCTGTTCCGGCAGAAGTGGCGCACCAGCATCAACCGCGCGGCGGAGGCGATGACGCTGTTCGCCGTCATGTGCGCGGCGCTCTTCCCCGTCATCCACATGGGCCGGCCCTGGCTGGCCTTCTGGGTGCTGCCGTATCCCAACTCGCGCGGCAGCCTGTGGGTGAACTTCCGCTCGCCGCTCCTGTGGGACGTGTTCGCCATCTCCACGTACTTCACCATCTCCGCGGTGTTCTGGTACGTGGGCCTCATCCCGGACCTGGCCACCGTGCGGGACAGGGCGAAGGCGGGCCTGCGCAAGGCCATCTTCCGCGTGCTGTCGCTGGGGTGGACGGGCTCGCACCGGACGTGGAGCCGCTACGAGACGGTGTACATGCTGCTGGCGGGCCTGGCCGCGCCGCTGGTCCTCAGCGTGCACACCATCGTCTCCATGGACTTCGCCACGTCCGTCATCCCCGGCTGGCACACCACCATCTTCCCGCCGTACTTCGTGGCCGGCGCGGTGTTCAGCGGCTTCGCCATGGTGCTGACGCTGATGATCATCACCCGCGTGGTGCTGGGCTACGAGCACCTGATTACCATCCGCCACCTCGAGAACATGACGAAGGTCATCATCGTCACGGGCGGCATCGTCTCGCTGGCGTACGGCACGGAGGTGTTCATCGCCTGGTACTCGGGCAACCCGTACGAGCGCTTCGCCTTCCTCAACCGCGCCTTCGGCCCGTACGCGTGGGCCTACTGGACGATGGTGACGTGCAACGTGGTGTCGCCGCACCTGTTCTGGTTCAAGAAGGTGCGCACGTCGCCCGCCGCCATCTTCGTCCTGTCGCTCGTCATCAACGTGGGCATGTGGTTCGAGCGCTTCGTCATCATCGTCACCAGCCTGCACCGCGACTTCCTGCCCAGCAGCTGGTCCATGTACACGCCGACGATGGTGGAGGTGGGGACGTTCATCGGCACCTTCGGCCTGTTCTTCACCCTGTTCCTGCTCTTCGTGCGCGTGCTGCCCATCATCTCCATCGGCGAGGTGAAGAGCGTGCTCGGCTTCGCCCGCCCGCCCGGTGAGGCCCCCGCGGCCCTGCCCCGGAGGCCGGAGCACCCGGCGTCCGAGTCGCCGGCCCCGGAGCCGCTGGCCGTGCCGGGGCTGGCTCTCGCCTCCAGAAAGGATGTGCCCGTATGA
- a CDS encoding serine/threonine-protein kinase, whose translation MTSASGSDSGIQFPSTPDGRRSTSETARAVFEAAFDAMGAGASGELRAERRWRERYPHYLRQLVEHSLERPENAIAIARAGLEATRRAFQFWRDGQPRTLDTAMASPAAEGFRTATLEGRARTAPTTWEVPYRGQSLSGDALLRQLDAWERASVIEASHAEALRLVQRNPAWLDLSDRTLVLLGAASEAGPFPWLMRWRANVAAVDLQRPRVWQRLVDLASSGNGRLLAPVASTASGGEGAEHVLAHAGADLLTQTPELAAWLRSLPGDLDVASLAYLDGERHVRVSVAMDAIVTALCEARPATSLAYMATPTDVFAVPEDVTRAAAARYGQRAALGRATQATLRGVSRGALYQPNVSRIVESSNGQRYGTVDCIILQQGPNYALAKRLQQWRALVSRAAGQRVSINVAPSTATHSVVKNPLLAAGFRGASTFGVEIFEPATTNALMAALWVHDLRNPAALSDPRVPLRHPLELIMQGANHGGMWRLPYLPRSVLPLAALVGFTRRSMY comes from the coding sequence ATGACGAGCGCGAGTGGCAGTGACAGCGGCATTCAGTTCCCGTCCACCCCGGACGGGCGGCGCAGCACGTCGGAGACCGCACGGGCCGTCTTCGAGGCGGCCTTCGACGCCATGGGCGCCGGGGCCTCGGGGGAACTGCGCGCGGAGCGGCGCTGGCGCGAGCGCTATCCGCACTATCTGCGGCAACTGGTGGAGCACTCGCTGGAGCGCCCCGAGAATGCCATCGCCATCGCGCGCGCCGGCCTGGAGGCGACGCGGCGGGCGTTCCAGTTCTGGCGTGACGGGCAGCCGCGCACCCTCGATACGGCGATGGCCTCGCCCGCGGCGGAGGGCTTCCGCACGGCCACGCTCGAAGGGCGGGCTCGCACCGCCCCCACGACGTGGGAGGTGCCCTACCGCGGTCAGAGCCTCTCCGGTGACGCACTCCTGCGGCAGCTGGACGCCTGGGAGCGCGCGAGCGTCATCGAGGCCTCGCATGCCGAGGCGCTCCGGCTGGTGCAGCGCAACCCGGCGTGGCTGGACCTCTCCGACCGGACGCTGGTGCTGCTCGGCGCGGCCTCGGAGGCGGGGCCGTTCCCGTGGCTCATGCGCTGGCGCGCGAATGTCGCCGCCGTGGACCTCCAGCGCCCCCGCGTATGGCAGCGGCTCGTCGACCTCGCGTCCTCGGGCAATGGCCGGCTCCTCGCCCCGGTGGCCTCCACAGCGTCGGGAGGGGAGGGCGCCGAGCATGTGCTCGCCCACGCGGGCGCGGACCTGCTCACCCAGACGCCGGAGCTGGCGGCCTGGCTGCGCTCCCTTCCCGGGGACCTCGACGTGGCCTCGCTCGCCTATCTCGACGGTGAGCGGCACGTGCGCGTGTCGGTGGCGATGGATGCCATCGTCACGGCGCTCTGCGAGGCCCGGCCGGCCACCTCGCTCGCGTACATGGCGACGCCGACGGACGTGTTCGCCGTGCCCGAGGACGTCACCCGCGCGGCGGCCGCACGTTACGGACAGCGGGCCGCGCTCGGGCGCGCCACCCAGGCCACGCTGCGCGGGGTGAGCCGTGGCGCCCTCTACCAGCCGAATGTCAGCCGCATCGTCGAGAGCAGCAACGGCCAGCGCTATGGCACGGTGGACTGCATCATCCTGCAGCAGGGGCCCAACTACGCGCTGGCCAAGCGGCTGCAACAGTGGCGGGCCCTCGTCTCGCGAGCGGCGGGGCAGCGCGTGTCCATCAACGTGGCGCCGTCCACCGCGACGCACTCGGTGGTGAAGAACCCCCTGCTGGCCGCCGGCTTCCGGGGTGCCTCCACCTTCGGCGTGGAGATCTTCGAGCCCGCGACCACCAACGCGTTGATGGCGGCGCTCTGGGTGCATGACCTGCGAAACCCGGCGGCGCTGTCCGACCCCCGGGTGCCGCTGCGGCACCCGCTGGAGCTCATCATGCAGGGGGCCAACCACGGCGGCATGTGGCGCCTGCCCTACCTGCCGCGCTCGGTGCTGCCACTGGCCGCCCTCGTCGGCTTCACGCGCCGCTCGATGTACTGA
- a CDS encoding cytochrome c3 family protein, with amino-acid sequence MSDALIRLLLAGGLSLALAGCSGPVNSQQGYMPEQPVAFSHAVHAGQYELDCQYCHTGAEKSRHAGVPASSVCMNCHTQVKKDSPEIQKVAAAVAENRPLEWVRIHRLPDHAYFNHASHVTSGLECQTCHGPVQEMVRLEQVEPMTMGWCLDCHRKTAAEQVSAPPPSAPRSGELLAMSTQPPTPAPPKVPRILQPPTDCSSCHR; translated from the coding sequence GTGAGCGACGCCCTGATTCGCCTCCTCCTCGCGGGCGGGCTCTCACTCGCGCTGGCCGGGTGCAGCGGCCCGGTGAACAGCCAGCAGGGCTACATGCCCGAGCAGCCGGTGGCCTTCTCCCACGCGGTCCACGCCGGCCAGTACGAGCTGGACTGCCAGTACTGCCACACGGGCGCGGAGAAGAGCCGCCATGCCGGCGTGCCCGCGTCCAGCGTCTGCATGAACTGCCACACGCAGGTGAAGAAGGACTCGCCCGAAATCCAGAAGGTGGCCGCCGCCGTGGCGGAGAACCGGCCGCTGGAGTGGGTGCGCATCCACCGGCTGCCGGACCACGCGTACTTCAACCACGCCAGCCACGTCACCTCCGGGCTGGAGTGCCAGACGTGCCATGGCCCCGTGCAGGAGATGGTGCGCCTGGAGCAGGTGGAGCCGATGACGATGGGCTGGTGCCTGGACTGCCACCGGAAGACGGCGGCGGAGCAGGTGTCCGCGCCGCCGCCCTCCGCGCCCCGCTCGGGCGAGCTGCTCGCGATGTCCACCCAGCCTCCGACGCCGGCGCCGCCGAAGGTGCCCCGCATCCTGCAGCCCCCCACGGACTGCTCCAGTTGTCACCGCTGA